Sequence from the Synergistaceae bacterium genome:
GATTCCTCCGATTATAATAATGGGTAAACACAAGGGAAGTAATGCCGGCTTCAAATGCTCCCAGAGTTCCGCCCACGTCATAGCCCTATCACGAATCGGCATATAACCGCGTTTCTTTGATATTATGTGAACTAGAATCATCATGGCAATACACAGCGAGCCTCCGACAGTTATACCCGACATGAATAATTTTCCGATTGAGACATCAGCAATGCACCCATAAAGAATCATAGCGATTCCCGGCGGAATTAACGGCGTAATCATTGCGCTTGCTGCAGTAACTACCGAGCTGAATTCTTTAGAGAAGCCTTGTTTCTCCATTTCGGGAACTAACATTTTTGCTTCCATAGCTGCGTCGGCCAAGTTCGAACCTGATAAACCGCCCATCAAAGTCGATAATAACACATTGACCTGCGCAAGTCCCCCCGGCATTCGTCCCGTTATAGCTGAACAGAAATTCATGATTCTATTCGTAACTCCTGAATAATTCATAAACGTGCCGGCACATACAAAAAAGGGAATCGCTAAGAGTGAAGGACTCTCGGTGCCCGTTACTGCCTTCTGACCGAAAATAATTTGATTTATGCCCGGATTCAGCAAGAAATATATCAATGAGCCGCCGAATACTGACACGAAAACAGGGACTTTTAAGAATAACAAGACTAACATCATGACAGCCGAAATTCCTAAAACTGTATTTGTGCCTAAAGTTTTGCCTAAGATTTCAAGATAGGGCTTGACCCACTGAATATTTACTCCGACTAATAACACAATAGCAGCAAGAATTACTACAGGAGTCGGACGCTTTAAGACAAGCAATAATATAACGAGTGCAGCTGCTCCGGCAATACTCAAATTTAAAGCGTTAATCATTCTTGAGCCGCCTCACTTTCCGGAATCTCTATAGACTTTGTGAACAAGGGCGCATATTTCGAGACAAAATAACTCACGATCATTAATGCACACCCATATGGAGCGACTCCGTAAATGTAAATATAGGGAATTCTCAAAATTGGAGTCGGCCTTCCTGAACGCCCGAAAACTTGAGCAATATAAGCCTGTGATTTAGTAAGCAAGAAAACTAGCACGAACAGCACTATTAAATCAATTACATAGCCCATAAATTTTTGTAATTTCTCAGGGAGTGAGTCTACAAGCATTTCTATAGCGACATGACTCCCAGTTCTAAAAGCTACACTCGCGCCCATGTAAATTAGCCATACTTGACAAAACGCAGAAATTTCTTCCTGCCATAAAATCGGATCGTTCATTACATAACGTTTAAAGACTCCCACGCTAGTAATCAGAGTTAAGACTATCAAAGCAACTGACGCTATTATTAAATCAAGATTGCATAAAATTTTTATTAATGGATTAGCTTTTTTTGTAGCCATAAATAAATATTCACCTCGCAAAATAAAAAAATGGGAACAAACCCGCAGGCTCATTCCCTGAAAATTAAATCATTATTTCATTGCTGCCTTGACTCTGTCATAAAGCCCGTCTGACCACTTGAAAGTCGCACCCAGTTTGTAGAAATCCTGCGCCTTTGTCCTGAAACCTTCTAAAACTTTTTCATCAGGAACTACAACTGTTACGCCCTCTTTTTTCATGAGGTCAAGATAATAATCATTTGCCTTTGCCTGAAGTTCGTTATTATAGACTCCAGCCTCGTAGCCAGTCTCAACAAGTGCCTTTTGCTGTTCAGGTGTGAGTCCGTCAAACCACATAGACGAACAAATCCAGTTTGTGAAATTCAAAACATGGCCGTCAAGTATTAAAAATTTCGCGACTTCATGATGTTTGCGTCCGTAAAGAGTGCTTAATGGGTTCTCGCCGCCGTCAATTGTCCCCTGCTGTAATGCCGTGTAGACATCGCCGAGACTCATCCCGACCGGTGTAGCTCCTAAGACTTCAAATCCCTTTGTCTGAATCTGATTCGTGGGAACTCGAATTTGCAAACCCTTCAAATCTTCAACTGTTTTAACGGGCTTAGTCGTGAGTGTGTGCCTTTCACCATATGCCCAGTTAGCTGCGACAATTTTAATGCCCATTTCGTTGAGTTTTGCGCACTGTTCTTTCCACCAGTCAGACTGAATCAATTTCCAGCACTCATCCCAGTTAGCAAACAGGAACGGCCCGAAAACTATTCCCATATCAGGCACGCCGTAATCCGCGAAAAATGCACCGTCAGCAAGAGTCATAACAGGTTCACCGAGAAGCATTTGATCAATTAAATCCGTCTTATTTCCAAGCTGTGAATCAGGGAATAATTCAATAGTTAATCCAGTATTACGGGCTGCAAGTAAATCTTTCCATTTTTGAAGTCCCTGCCCGACCGGTTCCGTGATTGAATTCTCGAAGCCGATTTGTAAGACTGCATCAGCATATGCACCTGACACAAGCAAACTTGTTAAAACTAGAGCTGCAAATAATTTTTTCATAAATAAATGCCTCCTAAAATAAATATAAATTTTTGAACCCAGTTAAACCGGGATTCACTCCACCTGTAAAACTTTATAATTTCCTGCTGACTCGACCGCGTTAATTAAGGCCTCATCAGAAATATTTTTGCCGCTTAATATGACCTCAATAAATTTTGCTTTCACATTAACTGAATCGACTCCGTTAATTTGCATGAGAGAGTCAATAATTTTTTTATTATCAAGCTCGTTATTTATTCCCGAAATATATAAAACTTTGTAGTCTATCCGCTCAATCTTGAAAATTACCGGCCTCGTTCCATCGTTGCAGCAAGCTATCATGAGTCGCTCGTCATTCGTCCAGTTGCGCATTATTGAGCCGCCCTGTAAAGCTACATAAATATAACGGCTTATGCAGTCCCACGCCTCAGCACATTGAGTCCCGTTCCCCTCGCGCCAAAAGTCGTCTTTATCGTCATAGCGTTCAAATATGAATGTATCTCCCACGTTATAAAATGGACACATGCCGGACTCCGGGTCTGCGAGATATTTTGCCTGTAAATCTTTATAACATTTTTTGTCAATTACAGTAACTCGGCACTTATGCTGCAAAATTAAAGCCTCCTGAAAAAATTTTTTTATGGAATAACGCGAAATATTATAGCAAAATTTAAGCCCTGAAAGATTCGCATATTATACTGAATTATGTTATGCAAAAATAAACGCGCAAAAATATAATATCTCGTCTACACATCATAAATTATGCTAGAATTCTAATAATTTCACGTGAAGGGAATAATTTACAATGCGAGTTCTATATATAACACATCACGCGCCGGGGGCAATGACATCGGCAAAATTTTATAATATTCAGTGCAAAAAATATAATATCTCGTCTACACATCATAAATTATGCTAGAATTCTAATAATTTCACGTGAAGGGGAATAATTACAATGCGGGTTCTATATATAACACATCAAGATACGCCGGGCAATGGAGCAGAAATCTCAATGATAAATTTAATTCTTGACATGAGAGAACGCTATAAAATTTCTCCGGTCGTGTTAATGCCTTCAGAAAATGAACTCGCCGATAAATTCAAGTCTCAAAATATAGAAGTCATTATCTCAAAATTTGAATTCTGGGAAGACGCTTATAAAATCCGTTCACTTAGAGAATTAGAAATGTGCTTTAATTATTACCCCCGACAAGTAAGGGCTTATTTGAGATTATTGCGTATAATAGAATTATTCAATACAAAAAATTTAGAATTTGACATCATTCACACGAACGCAAGCGGAATAAACATAGGCGACGGACTCGCACAAAAATTATCACTCCCGCATATATGGCACTTCAGGGATTACGGAATTGACGACTATAATATTGACTATAAAGATCCCCTTTCACTCGTTAAAGAAGCTTACTCAAGATCAAGCGCAAATATAGCAATATCAAAATCAATTTATGACTCATACGTCAACGAGCGCAAATTATGCAGTCCCGATAACACAAGAATAATTTACAACGGAGTCAAGATTCCTGATTCATACGAGAAAAAATTTTTACATGATAACCGAGTAAATTTCTGCATAATCGGCGGAATCTCTACAACTAAGAATCAATTAATGGCCGTAAATGCGTGCGTGAAATTAAAAGATTCAGCAGATAAATTTATTCTTAACATAATAGGTTCATGCGAGGGCGAATATTTTAACGAGTTACAGGAAATTATAAGCTCGAACGGCTTAGAAAATTGCGTAAAATTTTTAGGCTTTCATAACGACATAAATAAAATTTTGCGAAATATGAACGTTGGCTTAATGCTTTCAAGGCGTGAGGCATTCGGGCGCGTTACTGTTGAGTATATGCTTAATTATATGCCCGTTATAGGCGTGAACACGGGGGCGACTCCTGAAATTATTAATAACGAGTCGGGCTTTATCTGTGAACTTGACGACTCCGAAAAATTAGCCGAATTAATGCAAAAATTTATCACGAATCCTGAATTACTCCATCAAATGGGCAGCAAAGCGCGTGAAAGGGCAGTAAAAAATTTCTCGCTTGAACATAACACTGACGAAATTTATAAACTCTATCAGGAAATATTAACCCGCGAATAAAATAAAACTCCCTCCCGCATAAAATAAAATCAGGAGGGACAAATTTTTAAATATTTTCTTCAATCCATGCCTTCAAATCCGGTGCTGACTGAAAGCCTACTTTACGCGCTGTTACTTTGCCTTCTTTGAGAATCATTAAACTGGGAATGCTCATGACTCGCAATTTCTTAGCAAGTGCGGGATTCTCTTCTGCGTCGGCATTAAAGAACTCGACTCGTCCGGCAAAATCAGGCGACTCTGAAAGCTCTTCAACTACCGGAGCAATCATCTTACAGGGCCCGCACCATGTCGCAGAAATATCAAGGAAGGCTACTTTTGCTGACTCAAGCTCGGCGGCATTATCACCGGTTATAATCTTTACTGACATTATAAAGCCTCCTGAATTATAATAACGACTTCACGCACTCTTCAACTTTTGCCATATCTGTAGTAGGCTCAAAGCGTTTTACAACATTTCCGGCGCGGTCAACTACAAATTTCGTGAAGTTCCATTTGATATCGGGCTTCTTTGCAAAATCGGGATCGGCCTTCCCTAACATGTCATTAAGAACGGGCGTTAATTTGTTGTCAGGATCAAAGCCCTCAAAACCTTTTTGACTCTTCAGGAAAGTATACAGCTTTAATTCATTTGCTCCGTTAACGTCTGACTTCTTGAACTGGTCAAATTTCGTGTCATAGTGAAGAGTGCAGAATGAGTGAATCTCTTCATCAGAGCCGGGAGCTTGGCCGCCGAACTGATTGCAGGGTATATCAAT
This genomic interval carries:
- a CDS encoding TRAP transporter large permease, whose amino-acid sequence is MMLVLLFLKVPVFVSVFGGSLIYFLLNPGINQIIFGQKAVTGTESPSLLAIPFFVCAGTFMNYSGVTNRIMNFCSAITGRMPGGLAQVNVLLSTLMGGLSGSNLADAAMEAKMLVPEMEKQGFSKEFSSVVTAASAMITPLIPPGIAMILYGCIADVSIGKLFMSGITVGGSLCIAMMILVHIISKKRGYMPIRDRAMTWAELWEHLKPALLPLCLPIIIIGGIRLGVFTATEAGAIAILYAIILGLIYGELSIKGIIQACKETVSTTGGIMLIVSAASVFSWVLTKERIPQQLTEFIVSICPNKYAFLIAVNIFVLIVGMFIEGNATMIVLVPLLAPIARQYGIDEIQFAMIYIFNNAIGALSPPMGTLMFVTCSVTGCKTKTFMKEAIPFYLLLVALLFLLTFCPPVTTAIVKLTYGG
- a CDS encoding TRAP transporter small permease; protein product: MATKKANPLIKILCNLDLIIASVALIVLTLITSVGVFKRYVMNDPILWQEEISAFCQVWLIYMGASVAFRTGSHVAIEMLVDSLPEKLQKFMGYVIDLIVLFVLVFLLTKSQAYIAQVFGRSGRPTPILRIPYIYIYGVAPYGCALMIVSYFVSKYAPLFTKSIEIPESEAAQE
- a CDS encoding C4-dicarboxylate TRAP transporter substrate-binding protein, yielding MKKLFAALVLTSLLVSGAYADAVLQIGFENSITEPVGQGLQKWKDLLAARNTGLTIELFPDSQLGNKTDLIDQMLLGEPVMTLADGAFFADYGVPDMGIVFGPFLFANWDECWKLIQSDWWKEQCAKLNEMGIKIVAANWAYGERHTLTTKPVKTVEDLKGLQIRVPTNQIQTKGFEVLGATPVGMSLGDVYTALQQGTIDGGENPLSTLYGRKHHEVAKFLILDGHVLNFTNWICSSMWFDGLTPEQQKALVETGYEAGVYNNELQAKANDYYLDLMKKEGVTVVVPDEKVLEGFRTKAQDFYKLGATFKWSDGLYDRVKAAMK
- a CDS encoding TIGR04076 family protein; translation: MQHKCRVTVIDKKCYKDLQAKYLADPESGMCPFYNVGDTFIFERYDDKDDFWREGNGTQCAEAWDCISRYIYVALQGGSIMRNWTNDERLMIACCNDGTRPVIFKIERIDYKVLYISGINNELDNKKIIDSLMQINGVDSVNVKAKFIEVILSGKNISDEALINAVESAGNYKVLQVE
- a CDS encoding glycosyltransferase family 4 protein; this encodes MRVLYITHQDTPGNGAEISMINLILDMRERYKISPVVLMPSENELADKFKSQNIEVIISKFEFWEDAYKIRSLRELEMCFNYYPRQVRAYLRLLRIIELFNTKNLEFDIIHTNASGINIGDGLAQKLSLPHIWHFRDYGIDDYNIDYKDPLSLVKEAYSRSSANIAISKSIYDSYVNERKLCSPDNTRIIYNGVKIPDSYEKKFLHDNRVNFCIIGGISTTKNQLMAVNACVKLKDSADKFILNIIGSCEGEYFNELQEIISSNGLENCVKFLGFHNDINKILRNMNVGLMLSRREAFGRVTVEYMLNYMPVIGVNTGATPEIINNESGFICELDDSEKLAELMQKFITNPELLHQMGSKARERAVKNFSLEHNTDEIYKLYQEILTRE
- a CDS encoding thioredoxin family protein, with amino-acid sequence MSVKIITGDNAAELESAKVAFLDISATWCGPCKMIAPVVEELSESPDFAGRVEFFNADAEENPALAKKLRVMSIPSLMILKEGKVTARKVGFQSAPDLKAWIEENI
- a CDS encoding glutathione peroxidase, coding for MSTVYDYSVYTTDGKECSLSNFKGKVLLIVNTATGCGFTPQYEPLEKMYEAYHDKGLEIIDIPCNQFGGQAPGSDEEIHSFCTLHYDTKFDQFKKSDVNGANELKLYTFLKSQKGFEGFDPDNKLTPVLNDMLGKADPDFAKKPDIKWNFTKFVVDRAGNVVKRFEPTTDMAKVEECVKSLL